A single genomic interval of Lathyrus oleraceus cultivar Zhongwan6 chromosome 7, CAAS_Psat_ZW6_1.0, whole genome shotgun sequence harbors:
- the LOC127106772 gene encoding probably inactive leucine-rich repeat receptor-like protein kinase At5g48380 isoform X1, whose translation MLRILKPLVFAIGIFIFLILVSFHVSLSYFFIFFELIFLLNICRGSISLYMHGMTFQIKRNVLMNTFLWGSFLCILMTSRSTETDILCLKSIKNSLEDPNNYLQSWNFNNKTEGFICRFIGVECWHPDENRVLNLKLSNMGLKGQFPRGIVNCSSLTGLDLSINELSGTIPYDISVILHYVTTMDLSNNKFTGEIPIDLANCTYLNVIKLDNNILSGEIPKELGQLTRLKVISVANNNGLCGGSLRPCFLTSDKHGYFHQSFKDGLIVGYVFALICFVIINCMFYFKYGHWVHLLKMKKNKTIELGKYICSIISMRKQMVVNQIHELLQMWWAHREIKEISVLYERLSSTIWMEELHYATDCFSMDNAIGVGKMGMMYEGFMPNGTLLAIKRLFDYRLFKRQFLLETTILCKYRHKNIIPLLGFCIEGKERLLTYAYMSNGRLSKWLNPLESEVIRLKWHDRVNIALGIARGLSWLHHICDLCVVHLNISSECILLDENFEPKISNFGEAKFMNPDTEDHLGRMFKANDGKKDVYDFGSVLFELITGKTYNELSHSYDTSNICGDPLSFYNVIDKSLSGEGLENEVCTLLKIACECVKALPNQRPTMLEVYNNISNLRKGRDGSSDDSYMLRELELASSITKDETIEF comes from the exons ATATTCTTAATTTTGGTATCATTCCATGTTAGTTTGTCttattttttcattttctttgaACTCATTTTCCTTCTAAATATATGTAGAGGCTCAATTTCTTTATATATGCACGGAATGACTTTTCAAATAAAAAGGAATGTTCTCATGAATACTTTCTTGTGGGGCTCTTTTCTTTGCATCTTAATGACAAGTCGGAGTACCGAAACTGATATCTTATGTTTAAAATCCATTAAGAATTCCTTAGAAGACCCAAATAATTACTTACAAAGTTGGAACTTCAACAACAAAACCGAAGGTTTCATATGTAGGTTCATTGGAGTTGAATGTTGGCATCCTGATGAGAATAGAGTACTAAATCTTAAACTATCTAACATGGGGTTGAAGGGTCAGTTTCCACGTGGCATTGTCAACTGCTCTTCTTTGACAGGCTTAGACCTTTCAATCAATGAGCTCTCAGGAACCATTCCATATGATATATCAGTCATACTTCATTATGTGACCACCATGGATCTGTCTAATAACAAATTCACCGGTGAAATTCCAATAGATTTAGCAAACTGCACTTACCTTAATGTGATTAAACTTGATAACAACATTTTAAGCGGTGAAATTCCAAAAGAACTAGGCCAACTTACCAGGCTGAAAGTGATTTCTGTTGCTAACAATAATGGACTTTGTGGAGGGTCTTTGAGACCTTGCTTCTTGACAAGTGACAAGCACGGATATTTTCATCAATCATTCAAGGATGGTCTTATTGTTGGTTATGTTTTTGCACTCATTTGTTTTGTTATTATCAATTGTATGTTCTACTTCAAATATGGACATTGGGTGCATCTATTGAAGATGAAGAAAAACAAAACAATAGAATTGGGCAAATATATTTGCTCCATCATCAGTATGAGGAAACAAATGGTAGTTAATCAGATACATGAATTGCTACAAATGTGGTGGGCACACAGAGAAATTAAAGAG ATCTCTGTACTATATGAAAGATTGTCCTCGACAATATGGATGGAAGAACTGCATTATGCAACAGATTGTTTCTCTATGGATAATGCCATCGGGGTAGGAAAGATGGGAATGATGTATGAAGGATTTATGCCTAATGGTACTTTATTAGCTATTAAGAGATTGTTTGACTATCGACTATTTAAAAGGCAATTCCTTTTAGAAACAACGATTTTGTGCAAGTACAGGCACAAAAATATAATTCCCTTACTTGGGTTCTGCATTGAAGGAAAGGAAAGGCTTTTgacatatgcatacatgtcaaatGGAAGGCTTTCCAAATGGCTGAATCCTTTGGAAAGTGAAGTCATAAGATTGAAATGGCATGACAGGGTCAACATTGCACTTGGAATTGCAAGAGGGTTATCATGGCTACATCATATTTGTGATTTGTGCGTAGTACATTTGAATATTAGTTCCGAATGTATATTGCTAGACGAGAATTTTGAACCCAAAATATCCAATTTTGGAGAGGCAAAATTTATGAATCCCGACACAGAAGATCATCTAGGGAGGATGTTTAAAGCGAATGATGGGAAGAAGGATGTCTATGACTTTGGAAGTGTGCTCTTTGAATTGATTACAGGGAAGACTTATAATGAACTATCTCATTCATACGACACTAGTAATATATGTGGTGACCCTTTGAGTTTTTATAATGTAATTGATAAATCTCTAAGCGGTGAAGGACTTGAAAATGAAGTTTGTACGCTTCTAAAGATTGCTTGTGAGTGCGTAAAGGCTTTACCAAACCAAAGGCCAACAATGCTTGAAGTTTACAACAATATAAGCAATTTAAGGAAGGGACGAGATGGCTCTAGTGATGATTCTTACATGTTAAGGGAGTTAGAACTTGCTTCTTCTATTACTAAAGATGAAACTATTGAGTTTTAA
- the LOC127106772 gene encoding probably inactive leucine-rich repeat receptor-like protein kinase At5g48380 isoform X2: MHGMTFQIKRNVLMNTFLWGSFLCILMTSRSTETDILCLKSIKNSLEDPNNYLQSWNFNNKTEGFICRFIGVECWHPDENRVLNLKLSNMGLKGQFPRGIVNCSSLTGLDLSINELSGTIPYDISVILHYVTTMDLSNNKFTGEIPIDLANCTYLNVIKLDNNILSGEIPKELGQLTRLKVISVANNNGLCGGSLRPCFLTSDKHGYFHQSFKDGLIVGYVFALICFVIINCMFYFKYGHWVHLLKMKKNKTIELGKYICSIISMRKQMVVNQIHELLQMWWAHREIKEISVLYERLSSTIWMEELHYATDCFSMDNAIGVGKMGMMYEGFMPNGTLLAIKRLFDYRLFKRQFLLETTILCKYRHKNIIPLLGFCIEGKERLLTYAYMSNGRLSKWLNPLESEVIRLKWHDRVNIALGIARGLSWLHHICDLCVVHLNISSECILLDENFEPKISNFGEAKFMNPDTEDHLGRMFKANDGKKDVYDFGSVLFELITGKTYNELSHSYDTSNICGDPLSFYNVIDKSLSGEGLENEVCTLLKIACECVKALPNQRPTMLEVYNNISNLRKGRDGSSDDSYMLRELELASSITKDETIEF; encoded by the exons ATGCACGGAATGACTTTTCAAATAAAAAGGAATGTTCTCATGAATACTTTCTTGTGGGGCTCTTTTCTTTGCATCTTAATGACAAGTCGGAGTACCGAAACTGATATCTTATGTTTAAAATCCATTAAGAATTCCTTAGAAGACCCAAATAATTACTTACAAAGTTGGAACTTCAACAACAAAACCGAAGGTTTCATATGTAGGTTCATTGGAGTTGAATGTTGGCATCCTGATGAGAATAGAGTACTAAATCTTAAACTATCTAACATGGGGTTGAAGGGTCAGTTTCCACGTGGCATTGTCAACTGCTCTTCTTTGACAGGCTTAGACCTTTCAATCAATGAGCTCTCAGGAACCATTCCATATGATATATCAGTCATACTTCATTATGTGACCACCATGGATCTGTCTAATAACAAATTCACCGGTGAAATTCCAATAGATTTAGCAAACTGCACTTACCTTAATGTGATTAAACTTGATAACAACATTTTAAGCGGTGAAATTCCAAAAGAACTAGGCCAACTTACCAGGCTGAAAGTGATTTCTGTTGCTAACAATAATGGACTTTGTGGAGGGTCTTTGAGACCTTGCTTCTTGACAAGTGACAAGCACGGATATTTTCATCAATCATTCAAGGATGGTCTTATTGTTGGTTATGTTTTTGCACTCATTTGTTTTGTTATTATCAATTGTATGTTCTACTTCAAATATGGACATTGGGTGCATCTATTGAAGATGAAGAAAAACAAAACAATAGAATTGGGCAAATATATTTGCTCCATCATCAGTATGAGGAAACAAATGGTAGTTAATCAGATACATGAATTGCTACAAATGTGGTGGGCACACAGAGAAATTAAAGAG ATCTCTGTACTATATGAAAGATTGTCCTCGACAATATGGATGGAAGAACTGCATTATGCAACAGATTGTTTCTCTATGGATAATGCCATCGGGGTAGGAAAGATGGGAATGATGTATGAAGGATTTATGCCTAATGGTACTTTATTAGCTATTAAGAGATTGTTTGACTATCGACTATTTAAAAGGCAATTCCTTTTAGAAACAACGATTTTGTGCAAGTACAGGCACAAAAATATAATTCCCTTACTTGGGTTCTGCATTGAAGGAAAGGAAAGGCTTTTgacatatgcatacatgtcaaatGGAAGGCTTTCCAAATGGCTGAATCCTTTGGAAAGTGAAGTCATAAGATTGAAATGGCATGACAGGGTCAACATTGCACTTGGAATTGCAAGAGGGTTATCATGGCTACATCATATTTGTGATTTGTGCGTAGTACATTTGAATATTAGTTCCGAATGTATATTGCTAGACGAGAATTTTGAACCCAAAATATCCAATTTTGGAGAGGCAAAATTTATGAATCCCGACACAGAAGATCATCTAGGGAGGATGTTTAAAGCGAATGATGGGAAGAAGGATGTCTATGACTTTGGAAGTGTGCTCTTTGAATTGATTACAGGGAAGACTTATAATGAACTATCTCATTCATACGACACTAGTAATATATGTGGTGACCCTTTGAGTTTTTATAATGTAATTGATAAATCTCTAAGCGGTGAAGGACTTGAAAATGAAGTTTGTACGCTTCTAAAGATTGCTTGTGAGTGCGTAAAGGCTTTACCAAACCAAAGGCCAACAATGCTTGAAGTTTACAACAATATAAGCAATTTAAGGAAGGGACGAGATGGCTCTAGTGATGATTCTTACATGTTAAGGGAGTTAGAACTTGCTTCTTCTATTACTAAAGATGAAACTATTGAGTTTTAA
- the LOC127106772 gene encoding probably inactive leucine-rich repeat receptor-like protein kinase At5g48380 isoform X3 yields the protein MILNSLEDPNNYLQSWNFNNKTEGFICRFIGVECWHPDENRVLNLKLSNMGLKGQFPRGIVNCSSLTGLDLSINELSGTIPYDISVILHYVTTMDLSNNKFTGEIPIDLANCTYLNVIKLDNNILSGEIPKELGQLTRLKVISVANNNGLCGGSLRPCFLTSDKHGYFHQSFKDGLIVGYVFALICFVIINCMFYFKYGHWVHLLKMKKNKTIELGKYICSIISMRKQMVVNQIHELLQMWWAHREIKEISVLYERLSSTIWMEELHYATDCFSMDNAIGVGKMGMMYEGFMPNGTLLAIKRLFDYRLFKRQFLLETTILCKYRHKNIIPLLGFCIEGKERLLTYAYMSNGRLSKWLNPLESEVIRLKWHDRVNIALGIARGLSWLHHICDLCVVHLNISSECILLDENFEPKISNFGEAKFMNPDTEDHLGRMFKANDGKKDVYDFGSVLFELITGKTYNELSHSYDTSNICGDPLSFYNVIDKSLSGEGLENEVCTLLKIACECVKALPNQRPTMLEVYNNISNLRKGRDGSSDDSYMLRELELASSITKDETIEF from the exons AATTCCTTAGAAGACCCAAATAATTACTTACAAAGTTGGAACTTCAACAACAAAACCGAAGGTTTCATATGTAGGTTCATTGGAGTTGAATGTTGGCATCCTGATGAGAATAGAGTACTAAATCTTAAACTATCTAACATGGGGTTGAAGGGTCAGTTTCCACGTGGCATTGTCAACTGCTCTTCTTTGACAGGCTTAGACCTTTCAATCAATGAGCTCTCAGGAACCATTCCATATGATATATCAGTCATACTTCATTATGTGACCACCATGGATCTGTCTAATAACAAATTCACCGGTGAAATTCCAATAGATTTAGCAAACTGCACTTACCTTAATGTGATTAAACTTGATAACAACATTTTAAGCGGTGAAATTCCAAAAGAACTAGGCCAACTTACCAGGCTGAAAGTGATTTCTGTTGCTAACAATAATGGACTTTGTGGAGGGTCTTTGAGACCTTGCTTCTTGACAAGTGACAAGCACGGATATTTTCATCAATCATTCAAGGATGGTCTTATTGTTGGTTATGTTTTTGCACTCATTTGTTTTGTTATTATCAATTGTATGTTCTACTTCAAATATGGACATTGGGTGCATCTATTGAAGATGAAGAAAAACAAAACAATAGAATTGGGCAAATATATTTGCTCCATCATCAGTATGAGGAAACAAATGGTAGTTAATCAGATACATGAATTGCTACAAATGTGGTGGGCACACAGAGAAATTAAAGAG ATCTCTGTACTATATGAAAGATTGTCCTCGACAATATGGATGGAAGAACTGCATTATGCAACAGATTGTTTCTCTATGGATAATGCCATCGGGGTAGGAAAGATGGGAATGATGTATGAAGGATTTATGCCTAATGGTACTTTATTAGCTATTAAGAGATTGTTTGACTATCGACTATTTAAAAGGCAATTCCTTTTAGAAACAACGATTTTGTGCAAGTACAGGCACAAAAATATAATTCCCTTACTTGGGTTCTGCATTGAAGGAAAGGAAAGGCTTTTgacatatgcatacatgtcaaatGGAAGGCTTTCCAAATGGCTGAATCCTTTGGAAAGTGAAGTCATAAGATTGAAATGGCATGACAGGGTCAACATTGCACTTGGAATTGCAAGAGGGTTATCATGGCTACATCATATTTGTGATTTGTGCGTAGTACATTTGAATATTAGTTCCGAATGTATATTGCTAGACGAGAATTTTGAACCCAAAATATCCAATTTTGGAGAGGCAAAATTTATGAATCCCGACACAGAAGATCATCTAGGGAGGATGTTTAAAGCGAATGATGGGAAGAAGGATGTCTATGACTTTGGAAGTGTGCTCTTTGAATTGATTACAGGGAAGACTTATAATGAACTATCTCATTCATACGACACTAGTAATATATGTGGTGACCCTTTGAGTTTTTATAATGTAATTGATAAATCTCTAAGCGGTGAAGGACTTGAAAATGAAGTTTGTACGCTTCTAAAGATTGCTTGTGAGTGCGTAAAGGCTTTACCAAACCAAAGGCCAACAATGCTTGAAGTTTACAACAATATAAGCAATTTAAGGAAGGGACGAGATGGCTCTAGTGATGATTCTTACATGTTAAGGGAGTTAGAACTTGCTTCTTCTATTACTAAAGATGAAACTATTGAGTTTTAA